The genomic window ATCTTCAGGTGCTGTAGAAAACTTAATCATAGTTAATAGAAACTTCATTACCATCAAATGTGCTTTCAATAAATGTTGTGTAACAGTGTCAGAAGGTGGAGTGAAATATAGGCTACAATTACCACCAACGTGTGTCCTGTAACTGAAATGTGTAAAAGTTGAAGCCCTTAGCAGCAGATACGTCAAAGCTGGGAGGATGCAATTCTTAACCCATCATTGGCCAACTATTCCCATTTGTTTGTTGGAGACAGATACCACTCTTTCCCTTGACTTGTTTGTACCAATCTACAAAAATGAAGCTGGTGATGAAGTATCACAATTAATTCCCCGTAACAAGAAAATAGACTGGAAATAGTAAATTAGAAGGATGGAAACATGATCAATTTCTGTACTTTCTGTACGTGGTGCCAAAGAATAAAATGGAGGTACAACAGTATGTGATTCATATGTTGGATTGGGATTCGAGTATTCTTGGTTTGAGGTATTTCCAGGATCTTTGTGCCCTGGTCTTCTTGTGTTTCttatttcagatggaaaatgtAGAATAGAGGCAACTCCCTTTGTTATTCTGATACATTTCCATTGTCAGCTAAAAGCTGACTTTCTGGaattaaaaattgcaaaatggtgcagaaaaagaaatctttttctcagtaatttatttGGTAAAAGCGTGTTGTAATTGTGAATTTGGAACTGAGCTGTTTACTTCTGAGGTTTCTCAGTTGTGATTACTTGTCGTGAGAGGCCACAGTGGATGGATGTCTCCTGGAAGTTGATATTTGCACTAACTAAAAGCTCggtggtgtttttgttgttgttttccttttcaagcaGATTGCAAACATGTTAAAAATTGGAATGTTTTTCAGTATGAGGTTATTTGAAAATAGCAAATCTCTATGTGTCTCAGCCTACTTAGAGCAGTGTTTTCCTACTCAGTTTCCTCACTGCTGCAATTCGTAtggtgattttatttctgttagaaTACAGTTGAACTTCATGATTGCATTTGGCAGCTGCTTTGCCTTCCTAGGAAGTTCAACTTTGCATTGTTGTCAGCCATGTAGTTCATGTGGGGAAACTGGTGAGCCACAAACACCAGCTTTTCAAATGCTGCCCATAGGTCATAATTTCCTCCATTTCAGTGGTTTGTGGTTTCATGTTCAAGAATCCAGCTGAAATAAAGTCATCTGACTCCAGAAAAAATAAGATGCACAGCAGAAGCCTCCTCCCAAACATGAAGTAGTTTCGCTTAACATGTTGGATTTGACTTCCTACCATAGATATTCAGTGGTACTGAATAGTCTGTTTTTCCTGAGTATTTTTTGTCACTGTCATTTGTTATAAATGCATGTTTTGTACCAACATGCTCCTCACCTGATAGCAAGAAGGTGCTATTCTGTCTCACTCCACAGTGGAGTGAGATAGCAGGTGATGCACAGGGTGAACGTACACCATTATCTCTTCCTCTAAGCTGGAGTTTGGCATTAAGGGAGCTGTCTGAAGACTCACTATGTGCACTTCCAAGTAGTTTAATTTCATGGTATGTGGTCCTAAATCCCAGGAGATCTAGAACAGCAGGACTGGATAATTCAATTACATAATATTTGCAGGTTTTATTTGGgttcattctttcaaaaaaagaaattcctctgCTGTAAAAAGTTGGAAGTCTTAGGAAAGTTGGTTGTAAGCTTAACATATGGACGTGGTCAGAGGAAAGGCTTTGTGTTCCAGCTTGTTTCCAACAGCAGGATTCCACCAAGATATGCAGGATACTGTCAGCCATTCTTCAAGCTTTGAGAGGGTGGATTGTTCCTTCTTAAACTAAAGctcacaaaaaacaaaaagggaaggaagggaaaatcttcactaagaattttttttttttcagaggattTATGGCATCCTGGATTAGTTctagaactgaaaacaaaaaacttacATGTCCCTGGAAGCCGTCAGTAAATGAGAATCCTGCAGTACATAAAACAACTCCCCCTGGCTTCAGTTCTTCCACGTTCTCCCCTCTAAGGGCTGTATTACCATACTTTAATGATCTCCACTGGGCAAGAACGGTAAAAGATGGCATACCTGAGTGCACAGCCCGAGCTAGCAGGGTGTGCTGAGGAGAGAAGGTATTTAGTGGTAAGCACTCTGCTTCTGACTGCTACAAGTCCAACTATCCCACTTCAAGAAAACCTCAAATACCATGATGCAACTCCTAAATCAATATAAGCTTAGTACACGGAATGAGGCACCAGGAAATGTGTTCATGCTTTCAAATGCTTGCTCCTCGGTGTTCTATCCTGCTGTGATCTGCCCCAAGTTTATGCCTCAAGCTTTATTCCTCTGGCTGTGAGTCTGTGGCTGCGGACAATCCCCATTGCTAGGAACACACTGGGCATTTTCATGAGTGTTACTGACTCAGtacccacttttttttcctccttcagataTAGAGACAGCCAGTGACATTGCCCTGTACTCTggcctgggagcagcagtgatTGCTGTAGCTGTGCTGGTGGTTGGTGTTACCCTTTACAGACGGAGTCAGAGTGAGTACGGCGTGGATGTGATTGATTCATCTGCACTGACAGGAGGCTTCCAGACATTTAATTTTAAGACAGTCAGACAAGGTTAGTGttgtgatttcattttcttctctccagagCCCCTACTACAAAGAGATACTAAGCTCATATGCGATGactggctgcaggagggcatTCCAGCCTAAAGCTAAGGCAGACACATCTGGAGCCAGGGAAGGGCAGATCTGGCATGTGGAGTGGGATCTGGGGGTTGAACAGTGATGTCTTTTGTAATCTCTGTTACTGATTTGTCACAGCAATTTGGACATACGGTCTTTCTTGACCATGCTTTATGCGCTTCAGAAATACTGTCATTAGATTCTATGCTGATGTTTGTGACTCATAGGAAGTTATCTGAGCTAGAATGCTTCTGGATGGACAGCTGTGATATTTCTCCCCTTATTAGTCTTGTCCTACTTTCAATCCACTTTTCCTCAGGCATGAAGCTGTCCTTTTGTGCAAGCTCACCAAAAAGTTCTACCCAATGGcttgtaattaaaaacaaaagcacgcACACAGAACCAAAtccagaacagagcagaagttCCTTCATGGATTTATGCACATTGGAATTGCCTGAAGTGCAGAACAGTGATCAAGTACCTGATGGAGCTTCTGCATGGTTTCATCTGGGTCTCAACAGCGTCCTCTTTGATTTTAAGATTTGAGGCTGCCAGGGAAGAAGAGTaaatcaaaaaggaaatgatGGTGAGGTCAGGCAGAGATGTCTGATACAAGGAATTAAAGCTCAGTTATGTAAATTTCCAGTGCTTACTTTGGTACTTTTCTTTTATATTGCATAGAACAGAGCAAAGAGAGCTTTTACTCTccaaatacaattatttttcccaGGGCTGCAGCGTGTGCTGAGTGCATCAAACAAGTTAGCATTAGATGCACATCAGAGAGATCTCTTAAGTCTTACCTGTCTAGCTCCAATTTATAGATGGGGAAATCAAAGTGCAGCTGAGTACTGCTTAGGATTTACAAATGCATCTAATGGTTCACTGAAAGTGACAGTGAAATACAGGCCTGACTTTTTATTTGCAGGCAGCTCTCGAGTGCAGAGTGATTTAAGCTCCAGACATTGCTAAGGAGGGAGGAATTAGCTGCAGCAGGCTTAGTGGCACAGTTCAGGCTGGAACTTGGGTTGGGTTAATGGGGCACTGAGGCAGGTGTGCATGGAATATCATACAGTACGTAAACATTTCCATGGCtgtttaataaagaaaacacaacaccaCCAGTCACGATGCATGAATCAGACATGAGTCATGGGTCTTGGGCTACTTAGACCCGTGTCTCTATTATTTCTCACTTCTCAATGTAAATGCAGCTCTTGTAACCTAAGGGCATAGTTTAAATCAAAGACATCTATTCATTTCAGGATTGTAACTCAAATTCAGTGCATGATTAGGATTGCAGTCCAAGATTCCACATTCCCACTTCTCTGTGATTTATGAAGATCTACACAAAATGGATGGAATGTTCCCTATCCACAGTATCATTTCTTCAGCAGTGTGTTATCTAGGTGCATTATTCTGCTTCACTGCACGCTCTACAATACAGTAACTAACTGCCTGATCCACTTCATTTCACCAGGTAACTCCCTGCTTTTGAATTCATCCATGCAGCCTGACTTGACAGTGAGCAGAACGTACAGTGGACCTATCTGCCTGCAGGATCCAATGGACAAGGAGCTAATGACAGAGTCTTCACTGTTTAACCCACTGTCAGACATCAAAGTCAAAGTTCAGAGTTCGTTCATGGTTTCCCTAGGGGTGACAGAGAGGGCTGAATATCCTGGAAAGGCACATTCTGGAACTTTTCCTCATGGGAATGCTAGAGGGTTTGGAACAATGCAGGCTAGAAACAAGGCTGCATATATTCAGAACCTGTCTTCAATTTCAACAAGAAATGAGCTGAAGACAACTGCTATCTTTGGACACCTGGGAGGTCGTTTAGTGGTTCCAAATACAGGTGAGTAGATCCTTTCTTATTAATAGCACATAATTTTATACGAAATTCATTTTGCTTGATGCAGTGTTGTATCCATTCATTCTAtgaattaaatacataaaaagtaGGAGCTTCCATAATGCAAAGTCTGCGAAGTAGAGCCTCTTGCCCACACAGGAGGTGGCTAtgataaaaaacaaagcttGGGATTAGTAGTAAAGACATATTATGCCTATTTGAACTGCTACAAATTACCACCTCTTGATGTCTTTAGCATGAAAGTTATATTAATCAAAGCTGTAGCTCACTTGGATCCTGATCCAAACGAAGCACTGCCCGGAAAGGAAATTGCTCTTGGATCAGGATCTCAGATAATGGGGTCAAATTCAAAGCAGAGTCTACACACATCAGCACCTGACTGCATTAACACTGTCAGGCTTCATTATATTATTAAAGTTTGCAGCACATAACAATTAAGGTGTCTCAGGAGAAATAGGAGAACTCTGGTGTGGCTTTCATTACTGTGCTCCTGGCTTTCTGGTTTGCTCTTTCTTTGAGATGAGCACTTCAAGGTTGGGCTATGCACTGAAGCATTGCAAGAGGAATGCTCAATTTGCATTGTTTAAGGAGTACAGTTTGTTTTGTGACTTGAGAGTTTTGTGAGACAGAATTTGAGACTTTCACTTCAGTTAAATTAGCTGGGAACATATAACATCAAATAAAGGATGTTGAGATCATATTCCTGCAGCATGTTTGCACTGCACCACCATGTTCATACGGTGCTGAATAAACTCTCACACTCAATAGTTTCTATAATGGTTGGATGCCTCCATTTCTAGCTAGCAGGTTATTGTTTGAATTCTCGTGATCTTTACTCAGGGTTTCCTTTAAACTCAGCTTTACATTTAGCATCTTTCCCAAAGGTAACTTCTGCCTTTGCTCTGTTGTAGGAGTCAGTCTGTTGGTGCCACATGGAGCAATTCCTGAAGAGAGCTCATGGGAGATCTATCTTGCTATCAACCCAAGAGAGTCCAGGTAAAACATATGTAGAAAGCCCATGTCAGTAGCATGCAGAATGTGTGCAAGTGGCTCATCTCATGGATTTCACGTGAAGATTGTCTATAGGAATGGAATATCTGTCTTCAGTGGTGCTGGTAGGGCCACACTGCTGTGATGTACGATGCTCTGTTAGATACATGGCTTTAAATTCTgttgccagcagcagctgtgggtgttTTCATCAACTCTGCTGCAATCACTTCAGTGGCCTTCATTCCATATTAGAAGGCTGAGAGATTTTGGTCCCAAGTCAGATGCTTGGGATTGAgtcctctcctttcttttatgACAAAGCACAGTCAGAGAAGCagattattttagatttttttttttacagtcgTTCCTACAGAAATGTTTACTTCCCAGTTGGCTTTTAGCTGCCAGGATTGGTGGAACATAgtctttgttttcagatgtgGTGCTTGTTTTAGTTTTGTAGGAGTTTTTTTggtgtggttttattttattttttttgtgaggtAGATTTTAAGAAATGAGTTGAAGAGAGCAAACTGAATCATACAAAGCTCCTATGAATTTTAAAGCTTGGAACTGTTTTCTGAAACTTAATCTGAAATCTATTCtaatttttcttccccctcttaTCTGAATTCCTTTGTGAGAACTTTCCTATTCTGTCCCCATCTGCTGCTACAGGTTTTTGATCATTCTCAGTGGAATATTAAGATAtgtaaaaggaagagaagaagaagtggaggggggggggggcaaaacACCAAACCCACAGCTGTTTTATCTGCAATGGTTCTGCAGAAGGGAGTTAAAATAGGTTAATTAAATACAAGCAGCAAATTTTGCCTACTGCTTTCCTCTTTATCGTGGGCAGAAACGGAGGGAGCAAACCCAACAGAAAATTATCACAGGCTGTTTTACTGCCAGTTGAGGCAACGTTGATGCATCTTTCACCCGTCTGAACTGAGGGAGAGAATAGCTGTGCTGTACCTCACCAGCAGAAGAATTATAaccattaaaaatacagcagctcGTGTTGTAGATTCTGAATGAAACCTTGTGCACATGGTATCGTGCTCAGTGCAATTTAATTTAACGCAGGAGTTAACCACATAAGTAGATGCATACAAGAATGGAGACTTCTGTGGTTCTTGTAAGGATTTGAAGTCAATATAAAATGTGTTGGAGAGAACAAGGGTGGTATTGTTCTGATTTAGGTTAATTGGGAATGGTTTAGCTGTCACTTTTATTCTAGTCTTCGTTCAGATATTGAAATAGGTTGATATGAGATATATGTTGATAGGAGCAGAAGTGATGGGGGGGAACTGTTTGTatctgcagtgttttatttcattcctgGGCCTTGAAAAATCAGGGCTTTTTTTAGATAGGAATCGTCACCAATGGCACAACTTAACCAAAACTCTATTCACATCTCCTCTGGGGAAATATTGTTTAATCTTCACTGCTGTGGAAATACTGTTAATGGCATTCTTTGCAGGCAGAATTAGATGGTAGCACTACCAGCTGGTGCACAACACGAGGCTTACTTGTATAGTTTccagtgtttcattttgtttaagcaaatcaaaatgtattttaaagacCAGAACCTAAAAAGGCAGCCAATGATTTAAGTACTTGTGGCCCAATAGTTCTGTTTCACTTCCTGCTACCAAATCTATATGAAAATTAGTGCTCTAGTTTGGCTTGCTTATCttttctgcaacagatgaaCGAAGCACTTACTTGGATTTTTAactaaaacatttaaaattcgTATTGCAGTTAGTGTGAGTACATTTTCACTCATTTAAAAAGGTCCTTAAGCATTGTTATTCATCCCCAGCCTACAGCCAGAAGGCCCAGATGTCCTCCTGGGACCAGAAGTGACATGTGGCCCTTCGGATGTCTCTGTCAGCTCTCCATTTGCCTTGACTATCCCACACTGTGCAGAAGTAAATTCAGAGCACTGGAATATCCACTTGAAGAAAAGGACTCAGCAAGGAAAATGGGAGGTACGTTCATCCTTCTGCTCCCACTGAAAAGTTATATACACTAAATGGAAAACATGATTGCTGTTAATCAGGCAGGAGCTGGTTGAAGATGGTGCAAGGGACAGAACaatcaaaacagttttaaaggaagcatcttttctccttttaaaaaaagaaacagattttgcattttgtttcaaagtAGTTGAATTCTGTTCAAGCGCTGAACTGAGAGATAGAGGAAAAGGGTCAACACTTTATTGCACTGCTCCTGATGGAACTGTTTGATTCCCTGcattgtaaagaaaacaaagagtcATTAAAACACTTGTGGATACCTTAACTCTATCCGTTTCCTCCTGTAAACCACCATCTTGTTGTGGCTCTTGTTTAAACCATTTCAAATTCAGCTTCGTTTTCCTCATAAAATTCATTCAATCCACTGTCAGCCCCATCAGTGTCGGTTACAAGCAGCCCAGAATTAATGAGGAGCGTAACACCAGGCTGCAGCTTGCTCAGATATCTCATCTAATGATGCTGTAATGCAGAACGAAGCATGAAATACAAAAGAGTGGGTTAGGTAGTTTTTTGATGAAGGTAAACAACTGTAGCGGATGTTCTGAAAGGATGTCAAATACCTGCGATTGTTCAAGGTTTGCTTATTGACTTCAATCTTCAAGGTAATTTCTTACCTTGacattgggggaaaaaaaactagaTAGGGAGTCAAGAACACTTGAAAAAAGAAGCTCAAATTGCTTAGGCATTGTCATTATTATATGCTGTATGCATTGAATTCTGTACAATGTATTGCCAGAAATCCTCTTGCTGATTCAGGGCTAAATGGAGGCTATTCACTTGCATAGTTAGACAATTTTCCTCGTTCTTTGAGATCAACATGAGTTTAAGGACATGAAGCTGGCTCTTGGGAATAACTTTGCATTCCAGTTGTATACAAATGATGTCATGACATCTATTATCAAAGCCTTTTtgttggtggttgttttttaaacttgaaTTTCGTTTTGCAGGAAGTGATGTCTGTGGAAGAGGAAACTACTTCCTGCTACTGCCTGCTGGATCCTTATGCCTGTCACATTCTCTTAAACAGCTTTGGAACTTATGCACTTATTGGAGAACCCATCTCTGAGTGTGCCGTCCGACAGCTGAAAGTAGCGGTTTTTGGCTGCCTGTCTTGCAATTCTCTGGATTACAATCTGAGAGTGTATTGCATGGATAACACACCTTGTGCATTCCAGGTACGTAATTTCACGtggatgttttggttttaattttttttcccttatggAATATTAGCATCTCTTTATCCctagggctgcagcagcagtttggaACTGTGATGTGTATTCCTTATCACGCTTATTACCCTTAGCTGTCATTAATCACTTGAGGGATTCCTCTCCTTTTTATAATATGAGCAAGAAGAGATTGTATTCTCATAATTAAATTCTTGTAGGAAAAGATAGTTGtgcatttctcctttaaaaaaacaattaaacCAAAAAATCCCCAAGCGTAAATTAAAATTAGTATGACTTTGCATTCCAAGGCAAAACAATAAGATTCACAGGCTATTGTAGCCATGGTGATTCAAGAAGCTTTaacaaagtgtttttcttttgagagcTGAAATGGAAACGGTTGTAACCAAATTTTTTTACTTCCCCTTCCTATTGTACAGAATAAAGACACAAATCTTAATGGAGCACACGCTAACGCCTTTGTGCTCTAATAAAATCAAAGCCACTGAAGGGATGGTTAAAGATTTACAGTGGCTTTGTAATTATACCCTTTATATTATTCACACAATTTGTGGGCTGGAAGTATTTTCCTGGATGTATCTGCCTGAAATTCAGAGGCCCAAATTCCTTCTTCAGGTATTTGTTGAACATATAAAGGAAAATCTGGCTCTCGTGTTCACAGTTCAGTGACTCAGCATCGGTTATGAATAAGCCCTAGCTGTAATCATTTAGTATTGTGTAGCAGTTTTATAgcatttcataaaaatgaaattctaagTAGtgtaatttttatgtttttatatgcTTTTAGTTAATATTTAATGTACGATTTTATAATGTTCTATAATTTCTCGAGttgtataaaaataatcttgtttCTCAAACTGTGACGTTCAGCAGAGCCACCAGAGTAACTTCCAGTGGAAAAGCCCAGCTTCAACTTGGAACTGAAACATGAAGACAGGCGTTAAAGAGCTGCAGGACCCTTGTGGTCTCTTTCTCAATTACTGCAGTCCTAGGGAAGGTGTGTTGGCATTGACACTGAGGGAGTGAAGAAAATAATCCTAAGTAGCATCAAGGACAGCAAAAGAGCTGACAGAGCCTAACGGCATCCCTGGAAGTCCAGTGGTGGAGCACAAATGGCAGAGCCCACTGTGTGACAGAAACACCCCACTGCTGTGGATGGCCTCAGTTCCTTTCACAAAGATGAATTTTCATCACAGTCGGTGTTTGTTTCTAATAGTAAAgaattcttttctcctctgccaTTGCAGGAAGTGGTTCTGGATGAAAGGCTCCAAGGAGGACAATTACTGGATGAACCCaaacttctgcatttcaaaggGAATACCTTCAGTCTCCAGATATCTGTCCTCGATATCCCTCCTTTCCTTTGGAGAATCAAACCTTTTACTGCCTGTCAGGTGATTGCCCATCTtaattgtttgcattttaattcGGAGGCAGTAAGAATTTCCATTGGCACAAACATAACAGGACAACTCCCTATTATTTTTGAATGGTGTGGTTTTAATCTCTGAGATGCTATAAAAATGCATTGCATTATGATTTTGtcaaaagcagaatgaaacatttcaaatgcaGCAGAATACTTAACAAGTATCTTTTAATAGAAAGCAAGCTTGTGCATTTCCTTATTTAAACTACCTCCAATGGTGTTTATTgctactgaaaacatttttgataTCTTTGTCATTCCAATTTCAGTATAATTATGAATGTATGGCTGAAAATGAGAGGATATATGTCAGTATTTAAATGTCATGACTTCAAATTACAGCACACGCATTCTTAGAACTGATGAAGAGCAAATTACTTTTCCTGTAAGACATTAATTAGAGAGGCTGTTGAAAACAGGAAAGTGTAAATCAAAACATAAGATGAATTTCAAATGTATTGGTTACTGGAAGCTATAAGCCATGTGCTGGCAAATAGAGCGAGCTggtgttttaaaatacagatgtctTTCATCTTgatttttagcaaaaaaaaacacgTCTTCAATGTAATGACATGGAAGGTTTCTATTAATACAACAAATCAGGTTTTGCCTCAACTCGTATTATAAAAACAGCCCTGTCTTTTGATTTGCTGTCTGATCATTGAAGACTGTGGGGCTGTGTTTGCTTTAAGGaaggctctgagcacagcaaggaCTCGAGGTTTCTGAGAAGGGTGTGAAGATCCTCTGCTGGCAGAAAGGTGCCACAATGCTGATACTGAAGGCAaagaaacatttgcattttataatTGAGTACCATTTGAACGTCAGCTGAGGAAGATGATGATTGTTTCTTAACAGAAACTGCTGACCAACTTGCACTGGCtcagtgaaatgttttctgctgtggttCCTTTGAAGTGTTTACTCATTTCTCTCCCACATACCAAGGCTTTAAGTTTGGGTTGTCTAGAACAACTGGAAGAGCTGATGCAATGAAACCATTGTCAGACACTACGATGAGGAAATGATTTATGTTAATGATTTCTCAGATTAGCAAAATCCATTTCAAGGCTTGAAGGGACAAATCAGCACCATGTAGAAGTGCAGCGTTAAAGCAGTTTATAGCAGGTGGCAGACAGCAGAGCCCAGAGAAATTGTTAGTGCCTTTGTTTGTCCTGGCCATTCTACAGGAGCAGGTGCTCAGTGCTTGGCATCCTTCCCACCATACAGATATCTAAGTAAGGGGAAACCTTGAGAACTGGGCTGATAGAGCAGGAAGGGGCCGCGGTGAGCATGGTAAGAACCAGAGGCAACACCCAGGGttaacagcagctgttttccTGGCATCTTTACCTCTTGGAAGATCCAGCAATCTCACTCTCATTCCCCCATTCTGGTGGGCTGTTTCTCTCCCAGGAGGTCCCATTCTCCCGTGTGTGGTGCAGTAACCAGAAGCCACTGCACTGTGCCTTCTCCCTGGAGCGTTACACTCCTGCAACCACACAGCTGTCCTGCAAGATCTGCGTCCGGCAAGTCAAGGGGCACGAGCAAATCCTACAGATCCAGACCTCCATCCTCGAGGTAAagcatcctttccttttcattttcttttgtcaggCTGTGTAGCATGAGACAAACTGTGCCCTGTCTTTGCCCCTTCTACCTCATTGGCGTTTCTCATGCCCTGTTTAACACTGCAACAAGCACAGAGCATTCGGTTCTATTTCCAGCATTTACTGAGATTCTAgaacactaaaaataatttatacgTATGGGAGATGATGGTCATATTTCTCTTGTGGAAAGTTTTTGAGTATCTTGAGAGTTTAAAGAAGAATAGCTTGCCTGGATGCTGTTTGGCCACAGCAATGGTGTTCAAGCAGGCAATGCCTCCAAAGGGCAAGGAGAACTTATGGAACTTAGGAGAACTAAGATGCTTAGGCTAGTCAGCATCTTTGCTGATTGTTTAGAAAGTATTCAGAAACTTCTGGATTAAAgatctgtgtctgtgtgcaaaCAGCAATATGCACAGAATGTCGATCTAAATAAGAAAACCTCTAATGTAATTGGGATAAAAAGAAGGATGTACCTGTCCACAAAGCCTCAGAGTGCCACAATTGTCCCCTCAAGGAGATGTGCTGacacagctttctgaaaaggTGAGAGAGAAGTGGGGATAATTAGACTGTAAAGTAAATATAATCAACAACTGAGTATTTGAATCGTTCACAGCTTTAAGATGCACCAAACTAACCAGGTAGCAGCAGCTTATCTCACAAGTGCAGGGTATGAAACCTACCATTGTTCTGCAGGTTTAATTTGAACAGACAGACATTGTGATATATGTGCAGCACCTCTAGTACTCTGCACAGATGACTTTTGGAATGTGTCATAAATGTTATATGAAGAGACTATAGCATCActgttatttaatatttatgtcGCATTGCACTGAAACAAGTAATGCATGGAAGTGGGACTGTTACACAAGTCTGGTATAATTGCATAGGAACAGAACAGGCCCAGTCCACCAAAAGAACCTGAATTCCACTGCTCTATTGCACTTTGTAACCCCACCATAAACAAAActcctgtgaaagaaaaatgacactTTTAAATGCTTTAGAAAGTTCCTTCACAAGTCAGGTAAAACACCCTCCTggctgtttggttttctgttgtcACATCTGCAAACTATCAGGGGGACCTCAGATACAGTTTGCATTCTCTGTCCACAAGCAGCCttggggcagcagcacatgTATGTAGACATGTATGTATGTAGACATGCTTTGCTTGCTGGCAGATCCTTGCATAAGAGTGCACTCCCAGTACTCTGGTACTTGAAGAGGCCATGCAAAACTCCTGTCTCGGTTTCTGGCTCCTGCACAGGACCATTGATGGTACTGTTTCTGCAATGGAGAGCTGCCTGCACGTGTCCAGATCAGAACCCGGTGCTGCACtaactgctttgcttttatcttctgTATAGAATGAAAGAGAAACCATTGCTTTCTTTGCACATGACGACAGCAACTTCCCCGCACAGATGGGtgcaaaagcatttaaaatccCATACTCCATCAGACAAAGAATCTGTGCAACATTTGACACACCCAATGCCAAAGGCAAAGACTGGCAGATGCtagcacagaaaaacagcatcagCAGGTAATGGGAAGCAATTCTGAAAGGTGAACATTGACATATGCAACAAGAATAATTTTGCTGCTATTGTGTTAtgggggttttttttatttgctg from Lagopus muta isolate bLagMut1 chromosome 27, bLagMut1 primary, whole genome shotgun sequence includes these protein-coding regions:
- the UNC5D gene encoding netrin receptor UNC5D isoform X3, which gives rise to MFCRTFEQVVPEIRIHFTGNDNSEALPESIPSAPGTLPHFMEEPDDAYIIKSNPIVLRCKAMPAMQIFFKCNGEWVHQNEHVSEESMDETTGLKVREVFINVTRQQVEDFHGPEDYWCQCVAWSHLGTSKSRKASVRIAYLRKNFEQDPQGKEVPIEGMIVLHCRPPEGVPAAEVEWLKNEEPIDSNLDENIDTRADHNLIIRQARLSDSGNYTCMAANIVAKRRSMSATVVVYVNGGWSSWTEWSNCNARCGRGWQKRSRTCTNPAPLNGGAFCEGMSVQKITCTSLCPVDGNWEVWSEWSVCSPECEHLRVRECIAPAPRNGGKYCEGLSQESENCTEGLCIQDKKPLHEIKSQNIETASDIALYSGLGAAVIAVAVLVVGVTLYRRSQSEYGVDVIDSSALTGGFQTFNFKTVRQGNSLLLNSSMQPDLTVSRTYSGPICLQDPMDKELMTESSLFNPLSDIKVKVQSSFMVSLGVTERAEYPGKAHSGTFPHGNARGFGTMQARNKAAYIQNLSSISTRNELKTTAIFGHLGGRLVVPNTGVSLLVPHGAIPEESSWEIYLAINPRESSLQPEGPDVLLGPEVTCGPSDVSVSSPFALTIPHCAEVNSEHWNIHLKKRTQQGKWEEVMSVEEETTSCYCLLDPYACHILLNSFGTYALIGEPISECAVRQLKVAVFGCLSCNSLDYNLRVYCMDNTPCAFQEVVLDERLQGGQLLDEPKLLHFKGNTFSLQISVLDIPPFLWRIKPFTACQEVPFSRVWCSNQKPLHCAFSLERYTPATTQLSCKICVRQVKGHEQILQIQTSILENERETIAFFAHDDSNFPAQMGAKAFKIPYSIRQRICATFDTPNAKGKDWQMLAQKNSISRNLSYFATQSSPSAVILDLWEARHQHDGDLDSLACALEEIGRTHSKISDITETEIEEPDFNYSRQNGL
- the UNC5D gene encoding netrin receptor UNC5D isoform X1 encodes the protein MGGGAERGGCAPRLELLLFLGLCGRAAALRGNDNSEALPESIPSAPGTLPHFMEEPDDAYIIKSNPIVLRCKAMPAMQIFFKCNGEWVHQNEHVSEESMDETTGLKVREVFINVTRQQVEDFHGPEDYWCQCVAWSHLGTSKSRKASVRIAYLRKNFEQDPQGKEVPIEGMIVLHCRPPEGVPAAEVEWLKNEEPIDSNLDENIDTRADHNLIIRQARLSDSGNYTCMAANIVAKRRSMSATVVVYVNGGWSSWTEWSNCNARCGRGWQKRSRTCTNPAPLNGGAFCEGMSVQKITCTSLCPVDGNWEVWSEWSVCSPECEHLRVRECIAPAPRNGGKYCEGLSQESENCTEGLCIQDKKPLHEIKSQNIETASDIALYSGLGAAVIAVAVLVVGVTLYRRSQSEYGVDVIDSSALTGGFQTFNFKTVRQGNSLLLNSSMQPDLTVSRTYSGPICLQDPMDKELMTESSLFNPLSDIKVKVQSSFMVSLGVTERAEYPGKAHSGTFPHGNARGFGTMQARNKAAYIQNLSSISTRNELKTTAIFGHLGGRLVVPNTGVSLLVPHGAIPEESSWEIYLAINPRESSLQPEGPDVLLGPEVTCGPSDVSVSSPFALTIPHCAEVNSEHWNIHLKKRTQQGKWEEVMSVEEETTSCYCLLDPYACHILLNSFGTYALIGEPISECAVRQLKVAVFGCLSCNSLDYNLRVYCMDNTPCAFQEVVLDERLQGGQLLDEPKLLHFKGNTFSLQISVLDIPPFLWRIKPFTACQEVPFSRVWCSNQKPLHCAFSLERYTPATTQLSCKICVRQVKGHEQILQIQTSILENERETIAFFAHDDSNFPAQMGAKAFKIPYSIRQRICATFDTPNAKGKDWQMLAQKNSISRNLSYFATQSSPSAVILDLWEARHQHDGDLDSLACALEEIGRTHSKISDITETEIEEPDFNYSRQNGL